A stretch of the Argentina anserina chromosome 6, drPotAnse1.1, whole genome shotgun sequence genome encodes the following:
- the LOC126799410 gene encoding GDSL esterase/lipase LTL1-like has product MVSSLVLVFSVVLIALVSFGTRQAEARAFFVFGDSLVDNGNNNYLATQARADAPPYGIDYPTRRATGRFSNGYNIPDFISQALGAEPTLPYLSPELNGENLLVGANFASAGIGILNDTGVQFVNIIRMYRQYEYFEQYQQRLSALIGPEQTQQLVNDALILMTVGGNDFVNNYYLVPFSARSRQYALPDYVVYLISEYKKLLLRLYELGGRRVLVTGTGPLGCVPAELAQHSVNGECASELQRAANLYNPQLNQMLSDLNRELGADIFISANTQMSHYDFVSNPEAFGFTTSKIACCGQGRFNGLGLCTALSNVCPNRDIYAFWDAFHPSERANRLIVDKIMTGSTEYMNPMNLSTILALDSRT; this is encoded by the exons ATGGTTAGCTCACTGGTGCTGGTTTTCAGTGTAGTCCTCATTGCACTGGTAAGCTTCGGCACCCGGCAGGCCGAGGCTCGTGCTTTTTTCGTGTTCGGAGACTCATTGGTCGACAATGGCAACAACAATTACTTGGCGACCCAGGCTCGTGCCGACGCTCCCCCTTATGGCATCGACTATCCAACTCGTCGAGCAACCGGCCGTTTTTCTAATGGCTACAACATCCCTGACTTCATCA GTCAAGCACTTGGTGCAGAACCCACATTGCCTTACTTGAGTCCAGAGCTCAATGGTGAAAATCTACTCGTTGGTGCCAACTTTGCTTCTGCTGGCATTGGCATCCTCAATGACACCGGAGTTCAGTTT GTGAACATTATCAGAATGTACAGGCAATATGAGTACTTTGAACAATACCAGCAAAGGCTGAGTGCCCTAATCGGACCTGAACAGACGCAGCAGCTTGTAAACGACGCACTTATACTCATGACAGTGGGCGGCAACGATTTCGTCAACAACTACTACTTGGTTCCTTTCTCTGCTAGATCCCGTCAATATGCTCTTCCAGATTATGTCGTATACCTCATTTCCGAGTACAAAAAGCTTCTTCTG AGGCTATACGAGCTTGGAGGGCGTAGGGTTTTGGTGACAGGTACAGGACCATTAGGCTGTGTTCCAGCTGAGTTGGCCCAGCATAGTGTTAATGGCGAATGCGCATCCGAGCTTCAAAGAGCTGCGAATCTCTATAATCCACAACTTAATCAGATGCTAAGTGATCTCAACAGGGAATTAGGCGCCGATATCTTCATTTCTGCTAACACTCAGATGAGTCACTACGACTTCGTCTCCAACCCTGAAGCATTTG GATTTACTACTTCTAAAATCGCCTGTTGCGGCCAAGGGCGTTTCAATGGGCTGGGATTGTGCACTGCATTGTCCAACGTGTGCCCGAACAGagatatatatgctttctgGGATGCATTTCATCCATCGGAAAGGGCGAACCGATTAATTGTCGACAAAATTATGACCGGATCTACCGAGTACATGAACCCCATGAACCTCAGCACCATTTTGGCTTTGGACTCCAGGACCTAG
- the LOC126799464 gene encoding GDSL esterase/lipase LTL1-like — protein sequence MHTNTMLAAWVALVLLVTCAGRQAEARAFFVFGDSLVDSGNNDYLITTARADSYPYGIDYPTHRPTGRFSNGLNIPDLISESLGSEPTLPYLSPHLTGENLLVGANFASAGIGILNDTGIQFLNIIRITKQLEYFEQYQTRVSALIGPDQTQSLVNDALVLITLGGNDFVNNYYLVPFSARSRQYSLPDYVVYLISEYRKILNRLYELGARQVLVTGTGPLGCVPAELAMRSRNGECSVELQRAASLFNPQLVQMINSLNSEIGSNVFIAANAYEMHMDFVSDPGAYGFVTSKVACCGQGPYNGIGLCTPLSNLCPNRELYAFWDPFHPSEKANRIIVRQILTGTNKYMHPMNLSTMLALDNSRT from the exons ATGCATACAAACACAATGTTGGCTGCTTGGGTTGCTTTGGTCCTGCTGGTTACTTGTGCCGGTCGTCAAGCCGAGGCACGGGCATTTTTCGTTTTCGGAGATTCGCTGGTGGACAGTGGCAACAATGACTACTTGATCACCACTGCCAGGGCCGACTCGTACCCTTATGGGATCGATTACCCGACTCACAGACCAACCGGCCGCTTTTCTAATGGCCTCAACATACCAGACCTCATCA GTGAGTCACTTGGCTCAGAACCTACATTGCCATACTTGAGTCCTCACCTCACAGGAGAAAATCTACTTGTTGGTGCCAACTTTGCTTCCGCTGGGATTGGTATCCTAAATGACACTGGAATCCAGTTT CTTAACATAATCAGAATCACCAAGCAACTGGAGTACTTCGAACAATATCAGACAAGAGTGAGTGCCCTTATCGGACCTGATCAGACTCAAAGCCTTGTAAACGACGCACTTGTTCTTATAACACTTGGTGGTAATGACTTTGTGAACAACTACTACTTGGTACCGTTCTCTGCTAGGTCTCGTCAGTACTCTCTCCCTGACTACGTCGTCTACCTCATCTCCGAGTATCGCAAAATCCTCAAC AGGCTGTACGAACTGGGAGCTCGTCAAGTCCTGGTCACAGGCACAGGACCGCTAGGCTGTGTCCCCGCCGAGCTTGCCATGCGTAGCCGAAACGGGGAGTGCTCCGTTGAGCTTCAACGCGCCGCCTCGCTCTTCAACCCGCAGCTAGTTCAAATGATCAACTCGCTCAACAGCGAAATCGGGTCTAACGTCTTCATCGCCGCAAACGCCTACGAAATGCATATGGATTTCGTAAGTGACCCCGGTGCCTACGGGTTTGTGACATCAAAGGTAGCCTGTTGTGGCCAAGGACCTTACAATGGAATCGGACTATGCACGCCACTTTCGAACCTGTGCCCCAACCGAGAATTGTACGCGTTTTGGGATCCATTCCATCCTTCGGAGAAGGCTAACAGGATCATTGTGCGGCAAATCCTGACCGGGACTAATAAGTACATGCACCCCATGAATCTCAGTACTATGTTGGCCCTCGACAACTCAAGGACCTAG
- the LOC126800389 gene encoding dehydration-responsive element-binding protein 2D-like produces the protein MEKDEDRKVTKKDNTGRSRKGCMKGKGGPENATCTFRGVRQRTWGKWVAEIREPKRGARLWLGTFNTSTEAALAYDDAARKLYGSSAKLNLPDQSSSASMQSSSKASSGSSTMTTGSADQGGGGGGGEHNKHETYACDVYGGCNNSNSGENDRLWESNPVLSADWSGVCGERGFLEMNDLGVMMGGNELVSWDASLEEVPWST, from the coding sequence ATGGAAAAGGACGAAGATAGAAAGGTGACGAAGAAAGACAACACGGGAAGGTCGAGAAAGGGCTGCATGAAAGGGAAGGGAGGCCCCGAGAACGCTACGTGCACTTTCAGAGGAGTTAGGCAGAGGACTTGGGGCAAATGGGTGGCGGAAATACGCGAGCCCAAACGCGGTGCTAGGCTGTGGCTAGGCACCTTCAACACTTCAACGGAGGCAGCTCTGGCTTATGACGATGCGGCCCGGAAGCTGTACGGCTCCTCCGCCAAGCTCAACCTGCCGGACCAATCCTCATCCGCCTCCATGCAATCGTCTTCGAAAGCGAGTTCAGGTTCGAGCACTATGACGACCGGTTCTGCTGATCAAgggggtggtggtggtggtggtgagcaTAACAAGCATGAAACATATGCGTGTGATGTGTATGGAGGTTGTAATAATAGCAATAGTGGAGAGAATGATCGCCTGTGGGAGAGTAATCCTGTGTTGAGTGCCGACTGGTCTGGAGTTTGTGGGGAGAGGGGGTTCTTGGAGATGAATGATTTAGGAGTTATGATGGGTGGAAATGAACTTGTAAGTTGGGATGCTTCTTTGGAAGAAGTTCCATGGAGCACGTAG